A stretch of the Roseofilum capinflatum BLCC-M114 genome encodes the following:
- a CDS encoding HEAT repeat domain-containing protein, with translation MELHQIQTALNSSNSQDRLKAVTALKDYSSKDAVPLLMSKINDPDFLVRSFVAMGLGRKQSPETFPALLELLKRDPDPNVRSEAANSLSYSGQVAISHLVIAFHQDDHWLLRRSIIAALADLGHPEALLEVCLCGLESDDLTIVEASIEGLASLTNTRKQQAALETLLPLIASPEWRIRRKVAWALQKFADSEAAQSALQKLSQDEDHRVVAAVLENRLSKDAQRVGES, from the coding sequence ATGGAACTGCATCAAATCCAAACCGCCCTCAACAGCTCCAACTCCCAAGACCGACTCAAAGCTGTTACCGCCCTTAAAGACTACAGCAGTAAAGATGCAGTCCCCCTACTGATGAGTAAAATCAACGACCCCGATTTTCTCGTCCGTTCCTTCGTTGCCATGGGACTAGGGCGCAAACAATCCCCTGAGACCTTTCCTGCCTTACTCGAACTCCTCAAGCGAGATCCAGACCCCAATGTGCGATCGGAAGCCGCCAACTCCCTCTCCTATTCTGGTCAAGTAGCCATCTCCCATCTAGTCATTGCCTTCCATCAAGACGATCATTGGTTACTCCGTCGCAGCATCATTGCCGCCCTCGCTGACCTCGGCCATCCCGAAGCCTTATTAGAAGTTTGTCTGTGCGGCTTAGAGAGCGACGATCTCACCATTGTGGAAGCCTCCATAGAAGGACTTGCTTCCCTGACCAATACCCGCAAACAACAAGCAGCCTTAGAAACCCTCTTACCCCTAATCGCCTCACCAGAATGGCGCATTCGCCGCAAAGTCGCTTGGGCACTCCAGAAGTTTGCAGACTCAGAAGCCGCTCAGTCAGCCCTACAAAAGCTCTCCCAAGACGAGGATCATCGTGTAGTTGCTGCCGTTTTGGAAAATCGCTTATCTAAGGATGCCCAGAGAGTAGGAGAGTCATAA